The Flavobacterium piscisymbiosum genome includes a region encoding these proteins:
- a CDS encoding cytochrome c oxidase subunit I has product MSAEAHGHDHGHDHEHEHHHKETFITKYIFSIDHKMIAKQYLITGIIMGIIGIAMSLLFRMQLAWPEESFKIFNVLLGDKFAPDGVMANDIYLALVTIHGTIMVFFVLTAGLSGTFSNLLIPLQIGARDMASGFMNMISYWLFFLSAVIMLSSLFVEAGPASAGWTIYPPLSALPQAIPGSGTGMTLWLVSMAIFIASSLMGSLNYIVTVINLRTKGMSMTRLPLTIWTFFVTAIIGVISFPVLLSAALLLIFDRSFGTSFFLSDIYIAGEVLHYQGGSPVLFEHLFWFLGHPEVYIVILPAMGLVSEIMATNSRKPIFGYRAMIMSVLAIAFLSTIVWGHHMFISGMNPFLGSVFTFTTLLIAIPSAVKAFNWITTLWKGNLQFNPAMLFSIGMVSTFITGGLTGIILGDSTLDINVHDTYFVIAHFHLVMGISALYGMFAGIYHWFPKMYGRMLNKNLGYIHFWVTAVCAYGVFFPMHFIGLAGLPRRYYTNTNFPLFDDLQNVNVLITTFALVGGAFQLVFLYNFFSSIFYGKKAVQNPWKSTTLEWTTPVEHIHGNWPGEIPHVYRWPYDYSNPNHDVDFVPQNVPMKEGEEVLHH; this is encoded by the coding sequence ATGTCAGCAGAAGCGCACGGTCACGATCACGGACACGATCACGAGCACGAACATCATCATAAAGAAACGTTCATTACTAAATATATTTTTAGTATTGATCATAAAATGATTGCTAAGCAATACTTGATTACCGGTATTATCATGGGTATTATTGGTATTGCAATGTCCTTGCTTTTTAGAATGCAATTAGCATGGCCAGAAGAGTCTTTTAAAATCTTTAATGTTTTATTAGGAGATAAATTTGCACCTGATGGTGTAATGGCAAATGATATTTATTTGGCTTTAGTAACAATTCACGGTACCATCATGGTATTCTTTGTACTAACGGCTGGATTAAGTGGTACTTTTAGTAACTTACTTATTCCACTTCAAATTGGAGCAAGAGATATGGCGTCTGGATTCATGAACATGATTTCATACTGGTTGTTCTTCTTGTCTGCAGTAATTATGTTATCTTCTTTATTTGTTGAAGCTGGACCAGCTTCTGCAGGTTGGACAATTTATCCTCCATTAAGTGCTTTACCACAAGCGATTCCTGGTTCTGGAACAGGTATGACTTTATGGTTAGTTTCTATGGCGATCTTTATTGCATCTTCTTTAATGGGATCTTTAAATTACATCGTAACTGTTATCAACTTAAGAACTAAAGGAATGTCTATGACTAGACTTCCGCTTACAATCTGGACATTTTTCGTAACAGCTATAATTGGTGTTATTTCTTTCCCGGTATTGTTATCAGCTGCTCTATTATTGATTTTTGACAGAAGCTTTGGTACTTCATTCTTCTTATCTGATATTTATATCGCAGGAGAGGTTTTACATTACCAAGGTGGTTCTCCAGTTTTATTCGAACACTTATTCTGGTTCTTAGGACACCCTGAGGTTTATATCGTAATCTTACCAGCAATGGGTCTTGTTTCTGAAATTATGGCTACGAATTCTCGTAAACCAATCTTCGGATACAGAGCGATGATTATGTCAGTTCTTGCAATTGCATTCTTATCAACTATTGTTTGGGGTCACCACATGTTTATTTCGGGTATGAATCCTTTCTTAGGATCTGTATTTACCTTCACAACTTTATTGATTGCAATTCCGTCTGCTGTAAAAGCGTTCAACTGGATTACGACTTTATGGAAAGGTAACTTACAATTCAACCCTGCAATGTTATTCTCTATCGGAATGGTTTCTACTTTCATTACTGGAGGTTTAACTGGAATCATTTTAGGAGATAGTACTTTAGATATTAACGTTCACGATACTTACTTCGTAATTGCTCACTTTCACTTAGTAATGGGTATCTCTGCACTTTACGGAATGTTTGCTGGTATTTACCACTGGTTCCCTAAAATGTATGGTAGAATGTTGAATAAAAACTTAGGTTATATTCACTTTTGGGTAACAGCAGTTTGTGCTTACGGAGTTTTCTTCCCAATGCACTTTATCGGATTAGCTGGTTTACCAAGACGTTATTATACAAACACAAACTTCCCATTATTTGATGATTTACAAAATGTGAATGTTTTAATTACAACATTTGCTCTTGTAGGAGGTGCGTTCCAATTAGTATTCTTGTACAACTTCTTCAGTAGTATTTTCTACGGTAAGAAAGCGGTTCAAAATCCATGGAAATCGACAACATTAGAGTGGACTACTCCTGTAGAACATATTCACGGTAACTGGCCAGGTGAAATTCCTCACGTATACCGTTGGCCATATGACTACAGTAACCCAAATCACGACGTAGATTTTGTTCCTCAAAATGTACCAATGAAAGAAGGTGAAGAAGTTTTACACCACTAA
- the ruvB gene encoding Holliday junction branch migration DNA helicase RuvB, translating into MNENLDPTTNGYNPEELDLEKRLRPLSFDDFAGQDQVLENLKVFVAAANQRGEALDHTLFHGPPGLGKTTLANILANELEVGIKITSGPVLDKPGDLAGLLTNLDERDVLFIDEIHRLSPIVEEYLYSAMEDFKIDIMIESGPNARTVQINLNPFTLIGATTRSGLLTAPMRARFGISSRLQYYTTELLTSIVERSSSILRMPISLDAAIEIAGRSRGTPRIANALLRRVRDFAQIKGNGTIDLEIARYALKALNVDAHGLDEMDNKILLTIINKFKGGPVGLSTLATAVSESSETIEEVYEPFLIQEGFIMRTPRGREVTDKAYKHLGKLNTNIQGGLF; encoded by the coding sequence ATGAATGAGAACCTAGATCCCACTACAAATGGGTACAATCCAGAAGAATTAGATCTTGAAAAAAGATTACGTCCGCTGTCATTTGATGATTTTGCGGGGCAAGATCAAGTTTTAGAGAATTTAAAAGTTTTTGTTGCTGCAGCCAATCAGCGAGGAGAAGCACTTGATCATACACTTTTTCATGGACCTCCGGGATTAGGTAAAACGACTTTGGCCAATATTTTAGCAAATGAACTTGAAGTAGGGATTAAAATTACTTCGGGTCCTGTTTTAGATAAGCCTGGTGATTTAGCCGGTCTTTTGACTAATCTTGATGAAAGAGATGTTCTGTTCATTGATGAAATTCATCGTTTGAGTCCAATTGTTGAAGAGTATTTATATTCGGCAATGGAGGATTTTAAAATTGATATTATGATCGAGTCTGGTCCAAATGCCAGAACGGTTCAAATCAATTTGAATCCTTTTACTTTAATAGGAGCAACAACGCGTTCAGGATTACTAACTGCGCCAATGCGTGCGCGTTTCGGGATTTCATCACGATTACAATATTACACTACAGAACTTTTGACTAGTATTGTCGAAAGAAGTTCTTCGATACTTAGAATGCCGATCTCCTTAGATGCTGCTATAGAAATAGCTGGTAGAAGTCGTGGTACACCTCGTATTGCAAATGCATTGTTACGTAGGGTACGTGATTTTGCACAGATAAAAGGAAATGGAACTATCGATCTTGAAATTGCACGTTATGCCTTAAAAGCACTTAATGTAGATGCTCATGGATTGGATGAAATGGATAATAAAATCTTATTGACTATCATCAATAAATTTAAAGGTGGACCTGTTGGACTTTCAACTTTGGCAACAGCCGTATCTGAAAGTAGCGAAACTATCGAAGAGGTTTATGAGCCGTTCCTGATTCAGGAAGGATTTATCATGCGTACGCCGCGTGGTCGTGAAGTAACAGACAAAGCCTATAAGCATTTAGGAAAATTAAACACTAACATTCAGGGCGGATTGTTTTAA
- a CDS encoding cytochrome P450 yields MSENRKYNYPNRLSILRFFLDAEGVRRNPIPFHKRYFDQFGDSFSLKIGVSKHIILSRDNEVAQYILQKNQKNYHKSKFQSVYLSKYLGKGLLTVDGDFWLKQRRLIQPAFHKQKMNQLVENMNQTIGSELKDLIEEKPIDLFPVMSQLAFNVVAKSLFQLSISDEKLNRIKFIIEEVQNFLIKEIRLPHKAWWFSLSGQVKKHLELAEENNSIIQEIIEERMTSKEEINDLLNMLLETRYEDTGEGMTVSQLVDEIKVLFIAGHETTANALTFTLHLLGRNPEIQQKVVDEILAIESQTNDLVEQLQKMTYTNAVLNESMRLYPPAWITDRQNVTDDTLAGYHIKKETLIGVSFYELHRNPKYWKNPDEFNPERFLGGQKKQSMQYFYPFGAGPRMCIGAGFAIYEMCLTIAQIVKKYEIKSSTDTVQFNPLITLKPVGVEVLFSKR; encoded by the coding sequence ATGTCTGAAAATAGAAAATATAATTACCCGAATAGGCTTTCGATATTGAGATTCTTTCTGGATGCTGAAGGAGTGCGTAGAAATCCTATTCCTTTTCATAAAAGATATTTTGATCAGTTTGGAGATTCTTTTTCTCTTAAAATTGGTGTTTCAAAACATATCATTTTGTCAAGAGATAATGAAGTTGCGCAGTATATTTTACAGAAGAATCAAAAGAATTATCATAAATCTAAATTTCAATCTGTATACCTTTCAAAATATTTAGGAAAAGGATTATTGACTGTTGATGGAGATTTTTGGCTGAAACAAAGAAGGCTTATTCAACCTGCATTTCATAAGCAAAAGATGAATCAGTTGGTCGAAAACATGAATCAGACTATTGGTTCAGAATTAAAAGATCTAATCGAAGAAAAGCCAATAGATCTTTTTCCTGTAATGAGTCAGTTAGCCTTTAATGTGGTAGCGAAATCATTATTTCAACTTTCGATTTCAGACGAAAAATTAAACAGAATAAAATTTATTATCGAAGAAGTTCAGAATTTTTTAATAAAAGAAATTAGACTTCCGCATAAAGCATGGTGGTTTTCATTAAGCGGCCAGGTAAAAAAACACCTGGAACTGGCTGAAGAAAATAATAGTATTATTCAGGAAATTATTGAAGAAAGAATGACTTCGAAAGAAGAAATTAATGACTTGCTAAATATGCTTTTGGAAACGCGATATGAAGATACGGGAGAGGGAATGACTGTAAGTCAGTTGGTAGATGAAATTAAAGTTCTATTTATTGCCGGACATGAAACCACAGCAAATGCTTTGACTTTTACGTTGCATCTTTTAGGAAGAAATCCTGAAATACAACAAAAAGTTGTTGATGAGATTTTAGCAATAGAATCTCAAACAAATGATCTTGTCGAGCAGTTACAGAAAATGACGTATACCAATGCCGTTTTAAACGAATCAATGCGCTTGTACCCGCCTGCCTGGATTACCGATAGACAAAATGTTACCGATGATACACTTGCAGGTTATCATATAAAGAAAGAAACTCTCATTGGTGTTTCTTTCTATGAATTGCATCGAAATCCAAAATACTGGAAAAATCCGGATGAGTTTAATCCGGAACGATTTCTTGGAGGGCAGAAAAAGCAATCCATGCAATATTTTTATCCATTTGGTGCCGGACCAAGAATGTGCATCGGAGCGGGATTTGCTATTTATGAAATGTGTTTGACCATTGCTCAAATTGTAAAAAAATACGAGATTAAATCCAGTACAGATACAGTTCAGTTTAATCCATTAATTACATTAAAGCCAGTTGGTGTAGAAGTTTTATTTTCGAAAAGGTGA
- the queG gene encoding tRNA epoxyqueuosine(34) reductase QueG, producing MSINAKETYSKFIKSEAKRLGFLSCGISKAGFLEEEAPRLEKWLNNNHHGQMAYMENYFDKRLDPTLLVDDAKSVVSLLLNYYPEETQSQDSFKISKYAYGQDYHFVIKEKLKEFLHSIQENIGDVSGRAFVDSAPVLDRAWAAKSGLGWIGKSGNLLTQKVGSFYFIAELILDLDLEYDHATTDHCGSCTACIDACPTQAIVAPHVVDGSKCISYYTIELKENIPYEMKGKFDEWMFGCDTCQDVCPWNRFSKPHSEPLFNPNPELLSFSKKDWIEITEETFRAVFKNSPIKRTKFDGLKRNVRFLE from the coding sequence GTGAGCATTAATGCAAAAGAGACATATTCGAAATTTATAAAATCAGAAGCAAAACGTCTTGGTTTTCTTTCTTGCGGGATTTCTAAAGCTGGATTTCTCGAAGAAGAAGCGCCACGTCTTGAAAAATGGCTCAATAATAATCATCATGGGCAGATGGCCTACATGGAAAATTATTTTGACAAGCGTTTAGATCCAACTTTGTTAGTAGATGATGCCAAAAGTGTTGTTTCGCTTTTATTAAATTATTATCCCGAAGAAACTCAAAGTCAGGATAGTTTTAAGATTTCAAAATATGCTTACGGTCAGGATTATCATTTTGTAATCAAGGAGAAACTCAAAGAATTTTTGCATTCTATTCAGGAAAATATAGGCGATGTTTCAGGTCGTGCTTTTGTTGATTCGGCACCTGTTTTAGATCGTGCCTGGGCAGCTAAAAGTGGCTTGGGATGGATTGGTAAAAGCGGTAATCTGCTTACTCAAAAGGTTGGCTCTTTTTACTTTATTGCTGAACTTATTCTTGATTTGGATTTAGAATATGATCATGCCACGACAGATCATTGTGGTTCTTGTACTGCTTGTATTGATGCTTGTCCTACTCAGGCAATTGTTGCTCCTCATGTTGTTGATGGTAGTAAATGTATTTCTTATTACACGATCGAACTCAAAGAAAATATTCCTTACGAAATGAAAGGAAAATTTGACGAATGGATGTTTGGTTGTGATACTTGCCAGGATGTTTGTCCCTGGAATCGGTTCTCGAAACCTCATTCAGAACCCTTATTTAATCCAAATCCGGAACTACTTTCTTTTTCTAAAAAAGACTGGATTGAGATTACGGAAGAGACTTTCCGTGCCGTTTTTAAAAACTCCCCAATCAAAAGAACCAAGTTTGATGGCTTAAAAAGAAATGTAAGATTTTTAGAGTGA